A part of Acropora palmata chromosome 8, jaAcrPala1.3, whole genome shotgun sequence genomic DNA contains:
- the LOC141888849 gene encoding DNA repair protein RAD51 homolog 2-like isoform X2: MQTAYSLWKESDHQKSFFQTTLVDLDKQLHGGLKCGTITEIAGPSGCGKTQFCIMLSVLAVLPQGAGGLDASVIYIDTEAAFSAKRLVEIASNRFPDLFNSEESLIQLSQRVYVYWESTCSSLWERLQRLEEDVISKRVKLIILDSVASLVRKEFDSRVSRNLNERTALLSKEAVILKYLAETFHIPVVVTNQITTRFVGEGPGVGNVFDKTQTFQDADGGVGAEPEDDDGSRVTVALGNTWSHAVNTRLIVQYLDEKFRQILVSKSPIAPFGTFIYTIQAEGIVLERQNSLREELGGNPSLQNIQVRSAF; encoded by the exons ATGCAAACA GCTTATTCCTTATGGAAGGAGTCGGATCACCagaaatctttctttcaaacaacACTTGTGGACCTTGATAAGCAGCTTCATGGTGGACTGAAATGTGGCACAATCACAGAG ATTGCTGGACCATCAGGTTGTGGCAAGACACAGTTTTGCATTATGCTTAGTGTATTGGCAGTCCTACCTCAAGGTGCTGGAGGATTGGATGCCAGTGTAATTTATATTGATACTGAAGCAgcattcagtgcaaaaag GTTGGTAGAAATTGCTTCTAATCGGTTCCCAGACCTTTTCAACTCAGAAGAGTCCTTGATTCAATTGTCCCAGCGAGTGTATGTTTATTGGGAATCAACATGCAGCTCACTGTGGGAAAG GTTACAGAGACTTGAGGAAGATGTCATTTCAAAGCGTGTGAAACTCATTATCCTTGACTCTGTAGCCTCCCTTGTCAGAAAGGAGTTTGATAGCCGGGTGTCCAGGAACTTAAATGAAAGAACTGCCCTTCTTTCCAAAGAGGCAGTAATTCTAAA GTATCTTGCCGAGACCTTTCACATTCCG gtTGTCGTTACCAATCAAATCACCACCCGCTTTGTGGGAGAAGGGCCTGGTGTCGGAAAtgtttttgataaaacccagACTTTTCAGGACGCGGATGGCGGCGTGGGTGCTGAGCCAGAGGACGACGATGGAAGCCGGGTAACCGTTGCTTTGGGAAACACGTGGTCTCATGCAGTGAATACGCGTCTGATCGTACAATATTTGGATGAAAAGTTTCGTCAG ATACTGGTTTCCAAATCACCAATAGCTCCGTTTGGGACTTTTATCTACACAATCCAAGCGGAAGGAATAGTTTTGGAAAGACAAAATTCTTTGCGCGAAG AGCTTGGTGGAAACCCTTCCCTTCAGAATATTCAAGTTCGTTCAGCATTTTGA
- the LOC141888847 gene encoding methionine synthase reductase-like has translation MPVNRSSSNVFTILYGSQTGQAKAISEEIHELSDQHGLNSNLFCLSLTEKKFTLEKESLVVFVVSTTGEGDPPDTMCKFMRRLKKKTLPGTHLENLSYALLALGDTNYTNFCNNGKELDKRLLQLGARKFYETGYADDAVGLELTVEPWIEGLWPALQRHLGLSAEEVCPSDSVKGLIGLSNNCADLINNGNSSSLEESNDEVTEESMRAGERTAQVEISFLKDTATNGMSKSLEETDDAIVSKGGKGVSESTTKDKNSVAHVFQTSSVNIENIKSSPTKDFDSLNDQNTSAVRPDLSGQCNSLQSSPLTLGDQLKMPSPSLSSTSLSIPQLPVAYLDITFHPDHKLDFFSLPLHNNASFPSAISGVSMAKVASAKLLTSNSAVKTALDIELDITDCDMIYEPGDSFGIICPNSNAEVEELITKLGLNEKADTPFSIQLRTSTSKKSASVPNYIPEISVIRHTFLTCLEIRAAPSKALIRVLSEHTSDLQQKRRLQELCSKQGTNEYTKFVREPSLSLLDLLNAFPSCQPPFVRLLELMPRLKARLYSVSSSPLEDPLHLHFVFNIVEFPAIGGIREQRQGVCTGWLNNIARSQGKSMTGDSKAPIDAFSKLNLEEFVKVPVFQRKNLNFKLPSNPKTPIIMIGPGTGVAPFIGFLKHRELKQKKLGLDTSLSDAWLFFGCRHKERDYLYQQELEQFLSSGVLSRLCVSFSRDPVEELQNSPHPKYVQDNLRHHSAEVAQLVFEKGAVVYICGDADNMARNVYDTFLEIVKEYKAIDITEARKEMMKLRENKQYLEDIWT, from the coding sequence ATGCCTGTAAACAGGTCTTCATCAAACGTATTCACAATTCTATATGGATCACAAACAGGCCAAGCGAAGGCCATCTCTGAAGAAATACACGAGTTATCAGACCAGCATGGTCTTAACTCGAATCTGTTTTGCCTCAGCCTCACCGAGAAAAAGTTCACCTTGGAAAAAGAATCACTTGTCGTGTTCGTAGTGTCTACAACTGGGGAAGGAGATCCTCCTGATACCATGTGTAAGTTTATGAGAAGACTTAAGAAGAAGACTCTTCCTGGAACACACCTAGAAAACTTAAGTTATGCGCTTCTTGCTTTGGGTGATACCAACTACACTAACTTTTGCAATAATGGTAAAGAGTTGGACAAAAGGTTACTGCAGCTGGGGGCAAGGAAGTTTTATGAGACTGGATATGCTGATGATGCTGTTGGTTTGGAGCTTACCGTCGAACCATGGATAGAGGGGCTTTGGCCAGCGCTTCAGAGGCATTTAGGCTTATCCGCAGAGGAGGTATGTCCGTCGGACAGTGTCAAAGGTTTAATTGGACTGAGCAACAACTGTGCAGATCTTATTAACAATGGCAATAGTTCATCATTAGAAGAAAGCAATGACGAAGTCACAGAAGAGAGCATGCGGGCAGGAGAAAGGACTGCACAAGTTGAGATTAGTTTTTTGAAAGACACAGCCACCAATGGAATGAGCAAATCTTTGGAAGAAACAGATGATGCAATTGTGTCCAAAGGTGGCAAAGGTGTTTCTGAATCAACCAccaaagataaaaatagtgtCGCACATGTTTTTCAGACATCCAGTGTCAACATAGAGAATATCAAATCAAGTCCAACAAAGGACTTTGACTCTCTGAATGATCAGAACACATCAGCAGTTAGACCTGACTTGTCTGGACAGTGTAACTCACTTCAAAGTTCACCGCTCACTCTTGGAGACCAGCTGAAGATGCCTTCACCTTCTCTGTCTTCCACTTCTTTGTCAATACCACAACTGCCAGTTGCTTATTTAGATATCACTTTTCATCCTGACCACAAactggattttttttcattacctTTGCACAATAATGCCAGCTTTCCAAGTGCAATATCTGGTGTTTCAATGGCAAAGGTAGCATCAGCAAAACTTCTGACATCTAACTCAGCCGTTAAGACAGCACTGGACATCGAACTCGACATAACAGATTGCGACATGATTTATGAGCCTGGTGACTCATTTGGAATCATATGTCCAAATTCCAATGCTGAGGTTGAAGAATTAATTACTAAGTTAGGATTGAATGAAAAAGCAGACACACCTTTCTCCATTCAATTGAGAACCTCCACATCCAAGAAGTCTGCTAGTGTTCCAAACTATATTCCAGAGATTTCAGTTATCAGGCATACCTTTCTGACCTGTTTGGAGATCCGTGCGGCTCCAAGCAAAGCTCTCATAAGAGTTTTATCAGAACACACAAGTGATCTTCAACAGAAAAGGAGACTTCAAGAACTATGCAGCAAACAAGGTACAAACGAGTACACCAAGTTTGTTAGAGAACCTAGTTTATCCTTGCTGGATCTTCTAAATGCTTTTCCTTCTTGTCAGCCTCCATTTGTAAGGTTACTTGAGTTGATGCCACGGTTGAAGGCACGACTGTATTCAGTATCAAGTTCTCCACTGGAAGATCCCCTTCATCTTCATTTTGTGTTTAACATTGTTGAGTTCCCTGCTATTGGAGGCATAAGGGAACAACGTCAAGGTGTCTGTACTGGTTGGCTCAACAATATCGCTAGAAGTCAAGGGAAAAGCATGACTGGTGACAGCAAGGCACCAATTGATGCCTTCTCAAAGTTGAATTTAGAGGAATTTGTCAAAGTCCCTGTCTTCCAAAGAAAGAACCTCAACTTCAAATTGCCAAGTAACCCAAAGACCCCAATCATTATGATAGGCCCTGGCACAGGTGTGGCACCTTTTATAGGCTTTTTAAAGCACAGAGAACTCAAGCAGAAGAAATTGGGCTTGGATACTTCACTATCTGATGCATGGCTATTTTTTGGCTGCAGGCACAAGGAAAGAGACTACCTCTACCAACAAGAACTCGAGCAGTTTTTGTCTAGTGGTGTGTTGTCACGTCTTTGCGTGTCATTTTCTCGTGACCCAGTTGAAGAGTTACAAAACAGTCCCCATCCAAAGTATGTGCAAGATAACCTAAGGCACCATTCCGCTGAGGTGGCTCAGCTGGTGTTTGAAAAAGGGGCAGTGGTCTACATTTGCGGTGATGCTGACAATATGGCAAGGAACGTTTATGATACTTTCCTGGAGATTGTGAAAGAATACAAGGCTATTGATATCACTGAAGCAAGGaaagaaatgatgaaattgCGTGAAAACAAGCAATACCTTGAGGACATTTGGACATAA
- the LOC141888849 gene encoding DNA repair protein RAD51 homolog 2-like isoform X1 — MSSRKLRRVHGLRSEIVNRLAKDGILTCKDVLQKNVLELLKSTGANYQEVLAIQKAVSQSIIPKMQTAYSLWKESDHQKSFFQTTLVDLDKQLHGGLKCGTITEIAGPSGCGKTQFCIMLSVLAVLPQGAGGLDASVIYIDTEAAFSAKRLVEIASNRFPDLFNSEESLIQLSQRVYVYWESTCSSLWERLQRLEEDVISKRVKLIILDSVASLVRKEFDSRVSRNLNERTALLSKEAVILKYLAETFHIPVVVTNQITTRFVGEGPGVGNVFDKTQTFQDADGGVGAEPEDDDGSRVTVALGNTWSHAVNTRLIVQYLDEKFRQILVSKSPIAPFGTFIYTIQAEGIVLERQNSLREELGGNPSLQNIQVRSAF; from the exons ATGTCCTCTCGAAAACTACGACGTGTCCATGGGTTGCGCTCTGAAATCGTGAACAGACTCGCTAAGGATGGGATACTAACCTGCAAG GATGTGCTTCAGAAAAATGTCCTGGAACTTCTCAAGTCAACTGGAGCAAATTACCAAGAGGTGTTAGCTATCCAGAAAGCTGTGAGTCAGTCTATTATTCCGAAAATGCAAACA GCTTATTCCTTATGGAAGGAGTCGGATCACCagaaatctttctttcaaacaacACTTGTGGACCTTGATAAGCAGCTTCATGGTGGACTGAAATGTGGCACAATCACAGAG ATTGCTGGACCATCAGGTTGTGGCAAGACACAGTTTTGCATTATGCTTAGTGTATTGGCAGTCCTACCTCAAGGTGCTGGAGGATTGGATGCCAGTGTAATTTATATTGATACTGAAGCAgcattcagtgcaaaaag GTTGGTAGAAATTGCTTCTAATCGGTTCCCAGACCTTTTCAACTCAGAAGAGTCCTTGATTCAATTGTCCCAGCGAGTGTATGTTTATTGGGAATCAACATGCAGCTCACTGTGGGAAAG GTTACAGAGACTTGAGGAAGATGTCATTTCAAAGCGTGTGAAACTCATTATCCTTGACTCTGTAGCCTCCCTTGTCAGAAAGGAGTTTGATAGCCGGGTGTCCAGGAACTTAAATGAAAGAACTGCCCTTCTTTCCAAAGAGGCAGTAATTCTAAA GTATCTTGCCGAGACCTTTCACATTCCG gtTGTCGTTACCAATCAAATCACCACCCGCTTTGTGGGAGAAGGGCCTGGTGTCGGAAAtgtttttgataaaacccagACTTTTCAGGACGCGGATGGCGGCGTGGGTGCTGAGCCAGAGGACGACGATGGAAGCCGGGTAACCGTTGCTTTGGGAAACACGTGGTCTCATGCAGTGAATACGCGTCTGATCGTACAATATTTGGATGAAAAGTTTCGTCAG ATACTGGTTTCCAAATCACCAATAGCTCCGTTTGGGACTTTTATCTACACAATCCAAGCGGAAGGAATAGTTTTGGAAAGACAAAATTCTTTGCGCGAAG AGCTTGGTGGAAACCCTTCCCTTCAGAATATTCAAGTTCGTTCAGCATTTTGA
- the LOC141888850 gene encoding uncharacterized protein LOC141888850, whose translation MSTAIVSAFYDVNDVLYKNNRNLGLAFEQRQRTERKPLPIGQPRRHSTSVTTSRSSPNLITLTSSPNKRERSLSLSAEEERRRSSSNSSRYKTELCRPFEENGTCKYGDKCQFAHGVHELRSLSRHPKYKTELCRTFHTIGFCPYGPRCHFIHNAEERRAAQMMLSGSRISPPSPLIGPPSPPLTEPTSPLANSLTPPSPSPLSFYNDDSPLGSPMHSPLPIASPASNNVFTFPSQAQDFSPVLSPTVGTPPGVFSPGLELNEEDETEEADPNLPPTPPDSCDANRRRLPVFNSISLPE comes from the exons ATGTCCACAGCCATCGTGTCGGCGTTCTACGATGTTAACGATGTTCTTTATAAG aacaACAGAAACCTTGGCTTAGCCTTTGAACAGAGGCAAAGAACAGAGCGCAAACCACTTCCCATCGGCCAACCAAGACGACATTCCACGTCTGTTACGACTTCTCGCTCTTCGCCAAACTTGATAACGCTTACAAGTTCCCCAAACAAACGAGAGCGTTCATTGAGCTTGAGTGCCGAAGAAGAGCGAAGACGATCAAGTTCAAATTCGAGCCGTTACAAGACTGAACTTTGCCGTCCTTTCGAAGAAAACGGAACCTGCAAATACGGAGACAAATGTCAGTTCGCGCACGGAGTTCACGAATTGCGCTCGCTCAGTCGCCATCCAAAGTACAAAACGGAGCTGTGCCGAACTTTTCACACCATCGGTTTCTGCCCGTACGGACCGAGATGTCACTTCATTCACAACGCCGAAGAAAGAAGAGCTGCTCAAATGATGTTGAGTGGCTCTAGAATATCGCCTCCATCTCCTCTAATCGGGCCGCCTTCACCACCGTTAACGGAACCGACTTCACCACTGGCTAACTCGCTAACGCCTCCCTCTCCTTCTCCACTTTCGTTTTACAACGACGATAGTCCACTTGGAAGCCCTATGCACAGTCCGTTGCCAATTGCCTCTCCAGCTTCCAATAATGTCTTCACTTTTCCTTCGCAAGCTCAGGATTTCTCCCCTGTTCTTTCTCCGACCGTTGGAACTCCACCGGGCGTGTTTTCGCCAGGATTGGAATTAAatgaagaagacgaaacaGAAGAAGCTGATCCTAACCTTCCGCCAACCCCACCAGATTCGTGCGACGCGAACCGACGGCGATTGCCGGTCTTCAATAGCATTTCTCTGCCGGAATGa
- the LOC141888851 gene encoding uncharacterized protein LOC141888851 codes for MLQNCESLQEKCRRVIIRTVGSRKLLRRLPVPRKLVHWLREYDEPAAFDPNCSSDEVVFSNNNETITFTGSGYSTTLILTPDGHGYTSGKHEWVFYFNRCRGQVAVCLVTADFKRAKSYRTMPAVETKIGWAYNQIGILTFEVPIWEAIGGSLRHESYHTWDMIGLLVDLDKGTIGFMKNGRELGTAFCDINLKGQEVYPGVSLCSGREQVTIVTSRTYL; via the exons ATGCTCCAGAACTGTGAAAGTCTCCAAGAAAAGTGTCGTCGTGTGATAATTCGCACGGTGGGAAGCAGAAAGCTCCTGCGAAGGTTGCCAGTTCCGAGAAAATTGGTCCATTGGCTGAGAGAATATGATGAACCTGCAGCTTTCGATCCAAATTGCAGTTCAGATGAAGTTGTTTTTTCCAACAATAACGAAACCATTACCTTCACAG GTAGTGGCTACAGCACAACTTTAATTCTAACTCCAGATGGTCATGGCTACACCAGTGGGAAACATGAATGGGTGTTCTATTTTAATCGCTGCAGAGGACAAGTTGCAGTTTGCCTGGTAACGGCTGACTTTAAAAGAGCAAAATCATATAGGACAATGCCTgcagttgaaacaaaaattggctGGGCGTACAATCAAATTGGTATACTCACATTTGAGGTTCCCATCTGGGAGGCCATTGGTGGCAGTCTTCGCCATGAAAGCTACCACACATGGGATATGATAGGGCTTCTTGTTGACCTGGATAAAGGCACTATAGGCTTTATGAAGAATGGACGTGAATTAGGAACTGCATTTTGTGATATCAACCTCAAGGGCCAAGAAGTTTACCCTGGTGTCAGTTTGTGCTCAGGAAGAGAGCAGGTTACCATAGTGACAAGTAGGACATATCTTTGA